One genomic window of Coffea eugenioides isolate CCC68of chromosome 1, Ceug_1.0, whole genome shotgun sequence includes the following:
- the LOC113752009 gene encoding chaperonin CPN60-2, mitochondrial-like isoform X2 encodes MYRLAANLVSKACVARNATQQVGSRLAWIRNYAAKDILFGVEARSLMLQGVDELADAVKATMGPKGRNVVLEQSFGTPKVTKDGVTVAKSIEFKDRVKNIGASLVKQVANATNDVAGDGTTCATILARAIYSEGCKSVAAGMNPMDLRRGISMAIDSVVTNLKSRARMISTSEEIAQVGTISANGEREIGELIAKAMERVGKEGVITIADGKTLYNELEVVEGMKLDRGYISPYFVTNQKNQKCELEDPLILIHEKKIGSINAVVKVLELALKRQRPLLIVSEDVESDALATLILNKLRAGIKVCAIKAPGYGENRKANLQDLAILTGGEVITDELGLNLEKVTIDMLGSCKKVSVSKDDTVVLDGAGDKKTIEERCEEIRSAIELSTSDYDKEKLQERLAKLSGGVAVLKIGGASEAEVSEKKDRVTDALNATKAAVEEGIVPGGGVALLYASKELENLQTSNFDQKIGVQIIQNALKAPVQAIASNAGAEGAVVVGKLMEQDNPDLGYDAAKGEYVDMIKAGIMDPLKVIRTALVDAASVSSLLTTTEAVVVEHPKDEKESTAMAAGMGF; translated from the exons ATGTATCGGTTGGCTGCTAATCTGGTTTCAAAAGCCTG TGTTGCTAGGAATGCTACTCAACAG GTTGGAAGTCGATTGGCTTGGATTAGGAATTATGCTGCGAAAGACATTCTATTTGGAGTGGAAGCACGGTCCCTGATGCTACAGGGTGTTGACGAGCTCGCTGATGCTGTTAAAGCCACAATGGGTCCTAAA GGTCGCAATGTTGTTCTAGAACAGAGTTTCGGCACCCCTAAAGTGACAAAGGATGGCGTCACTGTTGCAAAGAGTATTGAATTTAAAGACAGAGTAAAGAATATTGGTGCTAGCCTTGTAAAGCAGGTTGCAAATGCTACAAATGATGTTGCTGGAGATG GTACCACATGTGCAACAATCCTCGCACGTGCAATATATTCTGAAGGGTGCAAGTCAGTTGCCGCTGGAATGAATCCTATGGACTTACGACGTGGGATCTCAATGGCAATTGATTCTGTGGTGACTAACTTGAAAAGCAGGGCTAGGATGATCAGTACATCTGAGGAAATAGCCCAG GTTGGAACTATTTCAGCAAATGGAGAAAGGGAGATTGGTGAGCTTATAGCAAAGGCTATGGAAAGAGTGGGCAAAGAAGGTGTTATTACTATCGCT GATGGGAAAACACTATATAATGAGTTGGAAGTTGTAGAAGGAATGAAGCTCGATAGGGGCTATATTTCACCTTACTTTGTCACCAATCAAAAGAATCAAAAATGC GAATTGGAGGATCCTCTGATTCTTATCCatgaaaagaaaattggaaGCATAAATGCTGTGGTAAAAGTGCTGGAGTTAGCCTTGAAG CGGCAAAGACCTTTGCTGATTGTTTCTGAGGATGTTGAAAGTGATGCTTTAGCCACTTTGATACTAAACAAGCTTCGTGCAGGAATTAAG GTTTGTGCCATTAAAGCTCCTGGTTATGGAGAAAACAGAAAGGCCAATTTACAGGATCTTGCCATTCTCACAGGAGGCGAA GTCATAACTGATGAGCTTGGTTTGAACCTGGAAAAGGTGACAATAGATATGCTTGGCTCATGCAAGAAG GTTTCAGTGTCAAAGGACGATACTGTTGTCCTTGATGGAGCTGGTGACAAAAAGACCATTGAGGAAAGATGCGAGGAG ATTCGCTCTGCCATTGAACTAAGTACATCTGATTATGACAAGGAGAAGCTTCAGGAAAGGCTAGCTAAGCTTTCTGGTGGAGTCGCTGTTTTGAAG ATTGGAGGGGCAAGTGAAGCAGAGGTCAGTGAGAAGAAGGATAGGGTCACTGATGCTTTAAACGCTACGAAGGCAGCTGTTGAGGAGGGCATTGTACCAG GTGGTGGAGTTGCCCTTCTTTATGCTTCAAAGGAACTGGAGAACCTACAAACTTCCAACTTTGATCAAAAGATTGGTGTTCAGATTATTCAGAATGCGCTCAAG GCACCAGTTCAGGCAATTGCTTCCAATGCTGGAGCTGAGGGTGCAGTTGTTGTTGGTAAACTAATGGAGCAAGACAACCCTGATCTAGGATATGATGCAGCTAAAG GTGAATATGTGGACATGATAAAGGCTGGTATAATGGACCCACTGAAAGTTATTAGAACAGCTTTAGTTGATGCTGCAAG TGTATCTTCTCTTTTAACCACGACGGAGGCTGTTGTTGTGGAACATCCCAAGGACGAGAAAGAATCCACAGCAATGGCAGCAGGCATGGGCTTTTGA
- the LOC113752009 gene encoding chaperonin CPN60-2, mitochondrial-like isoform X1 has product MYRLAANLVSKACVARNATQQVGSRLAWIRNYAAKDILFGVEARSLMLQGVDELADAVKATMGPKGRNVVLEQSFGTPKVTKDGVTVAKSIEFKDRVKNIGASLVKQVANATNDVAGDGTTCATILARAIYSEGCKSVAAGMNPMDLRRGISMAIDSVVTNLKSRARMISTSEEIAQVGTISANGEREIGELIAKAMERVGKEGVITIADGKTLYNELEVVEGMKLDRGYISPYFVTNQKNQKCELEDPLILIHEKKIGSINAVVKVLELALKVRQRPLLIVSEDVESDALATLILNKLRAGIKVCAIKAPGYGENRKANLQDLAILTGGEVITDELGLNLEKVTIDMLGSCKKVSVSKDDTVVLDGAGDKKTIEERCEEIRSAIELSTSDYDKEKLQERLAKLSGGVAVLKIGGASEAEVSEKKDRVTDALNATKAAVEEGIVPGGGVALLYASKELENLQTSNFDQKIGVQIIQNALKAPVQAIASNAGAEGAVVVGKLMEQDNPDLGYDAAKGEYVDMIKAGIMDPLKVIRTALVDAASVSSLLTTTEAVVVEHPKDEKESTAMAAGMGF; this is encoded by the exons ATGTATCGGTTGGCTGCTAATCTGGTTTCAAAAGCCTG TGTTGCTAGGAATGCTACTCAACAG GTTGGAAGTCGATTGGCTTGGATTAGGAATTATGCTGCGAAAGACATTCTATTTGGAGTGGAAGCACGGTCCCTGATGCTACAGGGTGTTGACGAGCTCGCTGATGCTGTTAAAGCCACAATGGGTCCTAAA GGTCGCAATGTTGTTCTAGAACAGAGTTTCGGCACCCCTAAAGTGACAAAGGATGGCGTCACTGTTGCAAAGAGTATTGAATTTAAAGACAGAGTAAAGAATATTGGTGCTAGCCTTGTAAAGCAGGTTGCAAATGCTACAAATGATGTTGCTGGAGATG GTACCACATGTGCAACAATCCTCGCACGTGCAATATATTCTGAAGGGTGCAAGTCAGTTGCCGCTGGAATGAATCCTATGGACTTACGACGTGGGATCTCAATGGCAATTGATTCTGTGGTGACTAACTTGAAAAGCAGGGCTAGGATGATCAGTACATCTGAGGAAATAGCCCAG GTTGGAACTATTTCAGCAAATGGAGAAAGGGAGATTGGTGAGCTTATAGCAAAGGCTATGGAAAGAGTGGGCAAAGAAGGTGTTATTACTATCGCT GATGGGAAAACACTATATAATGAGTTGGAAGTTGTAGAAGGAATGAAGCTCGATAGGGGCTATATTTCACCTTACTTTGTCACCAATCAAAAGAATCAAAAATGC GAATTGGAGGATCCTCTGATTCTTATCCatgaaaagaaaattggaaGCATAAATGCTGTGGTAAAAGTGCTGGAGTTAGCCTTGAAGGTG CGGCAAAGACCTTTGCTGATTGTTTCTGAGGATGTTGAAAGTGATGCTTTAGCCACTTTGATACTAAACAAGCTTCGTGCAGGAATTAAG GTTTGTGCCATTAAAGCTCCTGGTTATGGAGAAAACAGAAAGGCCAATTTACAGGATCTTGCCATTCTCACAGGAGGCGAA GTCATAACTGATGAGCTTGGTTTGAACCTGGAAAAGGTGACAATAGATATGCTTGGCTCATGCAAGAAG GTTTCAGTGTCAAAGGACGATACTGTTGTCCTTGATGGAGCTGGTGACAAAAAGACCATTGAGGAAAGATGCGAGGAG ATTCGCTCTGCCATTGAACTAAGTACATCTGATTATGACAAGGAGAAGCTTCAGGAAAGGCTAGCTAAGCTTTCTGGTGGAGTCGCTGTTTTGAAG ATTGGAGGGGCAAGTGAAGCAGAGGTCAGTGAGAAGAAGGATAGGGTCACTGATGCTTTAAACGCTACGAAGGCAGCTGTTGAGGAGGGCATTGTACCAG GTGGTGGAGTTGCCCTTCTTTATGCTTCAAAGGAACTGGAGAACCTACAAACTTCCAACTTTGATCAAAAGATTGGTGTTCAGATTATTCAGAATGCGCTCAAG GCACCAGTTCAGGCAATTGCTTCCAATGCTGGAGCTGAGGGTGCAGTTGTTGTTGGTAAACTAATGGAGCAAGACAACCCTGATCTAGGATATGATGCAGCTAAAG GTGAATATGTGGACATGATAAAGGCTGGTATAATGGACCCACTGAAAGTTATTAGAACAGCTTTAGTTGATGCTGCAAG TGTATCTTCTCTTTTAACCACGACGGAGGCTGTTGTTGTGGAACATCCCAAGGACGAGAAAGAATCCACAGCAATGGCAGCAGGCATGGGCTTTTGA
- the LOC113763990 gene encoding transcription factor PIF1: MNHCVPDFEMDDDYGIPTSSSAASLIIASTTARPKKPAIGEEEIMELLWQNGQVVFQSQNQRSFKKSPNRGREPDQLHQSGASREIPSILENDNLSAPPPQQLFMQEDEMASWLHYPLDDSSFDRDLYSDLLYPPPPSASTTMTPTPSAPPRELRTTVVEIRPPPAVIPPRPPVPPPSKRTYPIEAAAPRLQNFMHFSRLPKSRNESGYTRELTVVDSNETQKTVPESRVPEGDVRCGAVSCTAAAATSAAARDLATTACELTVTSSSGASGGSVSATAEPHHRPPTSIHKPSTSGEEDRKRKGRETEETDCPSEDIEFESADAKRQARGSTSTKRSRAAEVHNLSERRRRDRINEKMRALQELIPRCNKSDKASMLDEAIEYLKSLQLQVQLMSMGCGMLPMMYPSVQQYMPAMGMGMGMGMGMDLGMNRPVMPYPSLIPGSGMPSPAVAANMGPRFPMPAFHMQPVPVPDSSRIQASNQLDPMLNSLVTPNPNQPRVPNFADPYQQFIGLHQAQIPLPQNQVVVQPSKPNSSREVGNLDNHQSG; this comes from the exons ATGAATCATTGCGTTCCGGATTTTGAAATGGATGACGATTATGGAATCCCTACTTCTTCTTCCGCAGCCTCCTTAATTATTGCCAGTACCACTGCCAGACCCAAGAAGCCAGCAAT AGGTGAAGAAGAGATCATGGAGCTGCTATGGCAGAACGGGCAGGTGGTCTTCCAAAGCCAGAATCaaagatcattcaagaaatcTCCCAACCGCGGCCGAGAGCCTGATCAACTACACCAATCCGGTGCTTCTAGAGAGATCCCATCCATACTAGAAAATGACAACCTATCGGCGCCGCCGCCGCAGCAGCTCTTCATGCAAGAAGACGAGATGGCCTCTTGGCTTCACTATCCTCTCGACGACTCCTCCTTCGACCGCGACCTCTACTCCGATCTCCTCTATCCTCCGCCGCCTTCAGCTTCCACCACCATGACGCCAACTCCCTCCGCTCCTCCCAGAGAACTCCGCACAACTGTCGTGGAGATCCGCCCGCCGCCAGCCGTTATTCCTCCTCGACCCCCTGTACCTCCTCCTTCGAAACGCACCTACCCAATAGAGGCAGCTGCTCCTAGGCTTCAAAACTTCATGCACTTCTCCAGACTGCCCAAATCCAGGAACGAGTCCGGATACACGAGGGAATTGACGGTGGTGGACTCCAATGAGACGCAAAAAACGGTGCCGGAATCGAGGGTTCCTGAAGGGGATGTAAGATGCGGAGCCGTGAGCTGCACTGCAGCTGCGGCTACCTCTGCTGCAGCTAGGGACTTGGCGACCACGGCCTGTGAACTCACCGTCACGTCGTCCTCCGGGGCCTCCGGGGGTAGCGTCAGTGCAACCGCGGAGCCGCATCACCGGCCGCCGACTTCAATTCATAAACCGAGCACGTCCGGGGAGGAAGACCGGAAGCGTAAAGGAAGAGAAACGGAGGAGACGGATTGTCCTAGTGAG GATATCGAGTTTGAGTCAGCTGATGCAAAAAGGCAAGCCCGTGGATCAACATCTACAAAGAGATCCCGTGCTGCAGAGGTTCACAATCTCTCAGAAAGA AGGCGTCGAGACAGGATAAATGAAAAGATGAGGGCCTTGCAAGAACTCATACCTCGTTGCAACAAG TCAGACAAGGCTTCAATGCTGGATGAGGCGATTGAGTACTTGAAATCGCTACAGCTGCAAGTGCAG TTGATGTCAATGGGATGTGGCATGCTCCCGATGATGTATCCCAGTGTACAGCAGTACATGCCAGCAATGGGTATGGGCATGGGCATGGGCATGGGCATGGATTTGGGTATGAACCGTCCAGTGATGCCATATCCATCTCTTATACCCGGTTCGGGAATGCCAAGCCCGGCTGTAGCAGCAAACATGGGGCCAAGATTTCCCATGCCAGCATTTCATATGCAACCGGTTCCGGTTCCTGACTCTTCCAGAATCCAAGCTTCCAATCAGCTGGATCCAATGCTGAACTCACTAGTGACGCCTAATCCAAATCAGCCACGAGTTCCAAATTTTGCTGATCCCTATCAGCAGTTCATTGGTCTCCACCAAGCACAAATACCATTACCACAG AATCAAGTGGTAGTACAGCCCAGCAAGCCGAATAGTAGCAGAGAAGTTGGGAATCTTGATAATCATCAATCTG GTTAG
- the LOC113775190 gene encoding zinc finger HIT domain-containing protein 3, with the protein MGPKICQVCDDAQSKYKCPRCLVPYCSLVCFKKHKEIPCSKPESSSQAPKRAMHLEKPYYVDDPSESLQRVQLESIACSSEIRDILKDKELQKLILNVDGSAEAEKELGKAMEVDAFRIFTEKILSIIGPKV; encoded by the exons ATGGGACCAAAAATTTGTCAAGTGTGCGACGATGCACAATCAAAATACAAGTGCCCAAGGTGTCTGGTTCCCTACTGTTCTTTGGTCTGTTTCAAGAAGCACAAAGAAATTCCATGTTCAAAGCCTGAATCTTCTTCTCAAG CTCCCAAACGAGCTATGCATCTTGAGAAACCCTATTATGTTGATGACCCAAGTGAATCGCTGCAACGGGTTCAACTGGAGTCCATAG CTTGTTCGAGTGAAATTCGTGATATATTGAAGGATAAAGAGCTTCAAAAGCTCATACTCAATGTAGACGGTTCTGCAGAGGCTGAAAAA GAGCTAGGCAAAGCAATGGAAGTGGATGCATTCCGCATTTTTACTGAGAAG ATATTGTCTATAATTGGTCCTAAAGTCTAA
- the LOC113760676 gene encoding 26S proteasome regulatory subunit 4 homolog A: MGQGTPGGLNRQLPGDRKNDGDKKEKKFEPAAPPARVGRKQRKQKGPEAAARLPTVTPLTKCKLRLLKLERIKDYLLMEEEFVSNQERLKPQEEKTEEDRSKVDDLRGSPMSVGNLEELIDENHAIVSSSVGPEYYVGILSFVDKDQLEPGCAILMHNKVLSVVGLLQDEVDPMVSVMKVEKAPLESYADIGGLDAQIQEIKEAVELPLTHPELYEDIGIKPPKGVILYGEPGTGKTLLAKAVANSTSATFLRVVGSELIQKYLGDGPKLVRELFRVADELSPSIVFIDEIDAVGTKRYDAHSGGEREIQRTMLELLNQLDGFDSRGDVKVILATNKIESLDPALLRPGRIDRKIEFPLPDIKTRRRIFQIHTSRMTLADDVNLEEFVMTKDEFSGADIKAICTEAGLLALRERRMKVTHADFKKAKDKVMFKKKEGVPEGLYM; this comes from the exons ATGGGACAGGGCACACCCGGCGGCTTGAACCGGCAACTCCCAGGGGACAGAAAAAACGACGGcgataagaaggagaaaaagttCGAGCCGGCGGCGCCACCCGCTCGCGTTGGCCGCAAACAGCGCAAGCAGAAAGGCCCCGAAGCCGCTGCTCGTCTCCCTACCGTCACCCCTCTGACTAAGTGCAAGCTCCGATTGCTCAAGCTCGAGCGGATCAAAGACTATCTTTTGATGGAAGAAGAGTTTGTCAGTAATCAGGAACGCTTGAAGCCTCAAGAGGAGAAGACTGAAGAGGATAGATCCAAGGTCGATGATCTCCGCGGCTCTCCTATGAGCGTCGGAAACCTAGAGGAGCTTATTGACGAGAATCATGCTATTGTTTCGTCATCTGTTGGACCGGAGTATTATGTCGGGATTTTGTCGTTTGTGGATAAGGATCAGCTCGAGCCTGGATGCGCTATTCTGATGCACAACAAG GTTCTTTCTGTAGTTGGCCTTCTTCAAGATGAAGTCGACCCCATGGTGTCTGTCATGAAGGTTGAGAAGGCTCCGTTGGAATCTTATGCCGATATTGGTGGATTGGATGCTCAGATACAGGAAATCAAGGAAGCTGTTGAACTTCCCCTGACACACCCCGAGTTATATGAAGACATTGGTATTAAACCGCCTAAAGGTGTCATCCTCTATGGAGAGCCTGGCACTGGCAAAACCTTGCTTGCAAAG GCAGTAGCAAACTCCACTTCAGCAACTTTTCTGCGTGTTGTAGGAAGTGAACTGATTCAAAAGTACCTGGGTGATGGCCCTAAATTGGTGAGGGAACTCTTCAGAGTTGCTGATGAGCTCTCGCCATCTATCGTCTTTATTGATGAAATTGATGCAGTTGGTACAAAAAG GTATGATGCGCACTCTGGTGGTGAACGTGAGATTCAGAGGACCATGTTGGAACTGCTGAACCAGttagatggttttgattcacgAGGAGATGTCAAAGTGATTCTTGCAACAAACAAAATTGAGAGTCTTGATCCTGCACTTCTTCGCCCTGGTAGAATAGACCGAAAAATTGAATTCCCTCTTCCAGATATCAAGACAAGGAGGCGGATTTTCCAG ATACACACATCCAGGATGACATTGGCCGATGACGTCAATTTAGAAGAATTTGTTATGACTAAAGATGAGTTTTCTGGTGCTGATATTAAGGCAATTTGTACTGAAGctggattgcttgctttgagaGAGCGCCGTATGAAG GTAACGCATGCAGATTTCAAGAAGGCAAAAGACAAGGTTATGTTCAAGAAGAAAGAGGGGGTTCCTGAAGGACTATACATGTGA
- the LOC113760518 gene encoding glycine-rich protein 5-like, translating to MARWFVMLFVLALVVAQTGAARDIPNDKGGLADQKNFFNYGGVGGFNGIGSNGLPFGGVGGGVGGGGLGGTGGGLGGIIGTGGLGGLGGLGGSGGGVVPVGGVVGGVIPGGGSGNLPSP from the coding sequence atGGCAAGGTGGTTTGTGATGCTGTTTGTTCTTGCTCTTGTTGTGGCTCAGACAGGGGCTGCTAGAGATATTCCCAATGACAAGGGTGGTCTTGCTGATCAGAAGAACTTCTTCAACTACGGAGGAGTTGGTGGGTTCAACGGCATTGGCAGTAACGGGCTGCCTTTTGGAGGTGTCGGTGGTGGAGTAGGTGGTGGCGGTCTTGGTGGAACGGGAGGAGGTCTGGGCGGGATTATTGGGACAGGGGGGTTGGGTGGCTTGGGTGGCTTGGGTGGTAGTGGTGGAGGAGTTGTACCTGTGGGTGGTGTTGTTGGAGGTGTTATACCCGGTGGCGGGTCTGGTAATCTTCCCTCGCCCTGA